In [Leptolyngbya] sp. PCC 7376, a genomic segment contains:
- the ppk1 gene encoding polyphosphate kinase 1, whose product MSTIQATSEQKNDLDNPQYYFNRELSWLEFNYRVLSEGLDERNPLLERLKFLAIFSDNLDEFFMVRVAGLKQQVEAGVSKISFDGRSPSEQLEDIYARLKELVQIQDQHFQHTLKPSLADKGIFLVDYLDLNREQRNYLHNVYEESIFPVLTPLAVDPSHPFPHISNLSLNLAVVIRESDQDQQERFARVKVPKNVPRFIALPPELCYHPDQDTAKWVGVPLEQVISHNLDSLFPAMDIQECYSFRVTRNASLSVEEDEADDLMIAIEEQLHKRRFSGSAARLEIHHSMPEDVRQMLMRELELEETDVYEVESLIGLNSLFSFLGLPMNKLKDKKWKPVIPEWLSPSGTIPSEGYRPNMFSLIRQSDRLLHHPYHSFSSTVQAFIEQASRDPKVLAIKMTLYRTSGDSPIIQALIDAVRNGIQVAVLVELKARFDEENNINWARTLERKGIHVVYGLAGLKTHTKVVLVVREEKKKIRRYVHIGTGNYNPKTAGLYTDLGLLSCREDLGADLTDLFNFLTGYSRQNSYRKLLIAPVTLRKRLVEMLEREMEHVKTYGSGRVVAKMNSLVDLGMIKALYRASQAGVKIDLIVRGICCLRPGVEGLSENIRVMSVIGRFLEHSRIFYFQNAGKEEMYIGSADWMTRNLSRRVEAVTPIEDPKLIGDLNEILGIMLSDNRLAWELQPDGRYLQRQPTDGDRIESTHDILMRMTLKEAIAD is encoded by the coding sequence ATGTCTACGATACAAGCCACAAGCGAACAGAAAAACGACCTCGATAATCCACAGTATTACTTTAATCGTGAATTAAGCTGGCTTGAATTTAACTATCGCGTCCTCAGTGAAGGCTTAGATGAGCGAAATCCCCTCCTCGAAAGGCTAAAATTTCTCGCCATCTTTAGTGATAATCTCGACGAATTTTTTATGGTGCGGGTTGCCGGTCTGAAGCAACAAGTAGAGGCTGGCGTCTCAAAAATTTCCTTTGATGGGCGATCGCCATCCGAACAACTCGAAGACATTTATGCCCGTCTCAAAGAATTAGTTCAGATTCAAGACCAACATTTTCAACATACCCTAAAGCCCAGCCTCGCCGATAAGGGAATTTTCCTCGTTGACTATCTCGACCTCAACCGCGAACAACGCAACTATCTCCACAACGTTTACGAAGAATCCATTTTTCCGGTGCTCACACCCCTCGCCGTTGATCCGAGCCATCCTTTCCCTCACATCTCAAACCTGAGCCTAAATCTTGCCGTCGTCATTAGAGAATCCGATCAAGATCAACAAGAACGCTTTGCCCGCGTTAAAGTCCCGAAGAATGTCCCACGTTTTATCGCTTTACCTCCAGAGCTTTGTTATCACCCCGATCAAGACACCGCCAAATGGGTCGGTGTGCCGCTCGAACAGGTTATTTCCCATAACCTCGACAGCCTCTTTCCCGCGATGGATATCCAAGAGTGCTATTCCTTTCGGGTCACCCGTAATGCCTCTCTTTCAGTAGAGGAAGACGAAGCCGATGATTTAATGATTGCCATTGAGGAGCAATTACACAAACGACGGTTTAGTGGTTCGGCAGCGCGTCTCGAAATTCACCATTCGATGCCGGAAGATGTGCGTCAAATGCTAATGCGAGAGCTAGAGCTAGAGGAAACCGATGTCTATGAAGTGGAAAGTTTAATCGGTCTCAATAGCTTATTCTCCTTTCTCGGGTTACCGATGAATAAGCTAAAGGATAAAAAATGGAAACCTGTCATCCCGGAATGGCTCTCTCCTTCTGGCACCATTCCCTCCGAGGGCTATCGACCGAATATGTTTTCGCTTATCCGTCAGAGCGATCGCCTGTTGCATCACCCCTATCATTCTTTTTCTTCGACGGTACAAGCCTTTATTGAACAAGCCTCTCGCGACCCGAAAGTCCTCGCGATTAAGATGACCCTTTACCGAACATCAGGTGATTCTCCAATCATTCAGGCTCTAATCGATGCGGTGCGGAATGGCATTCAGGTAGCAGTGCTGGTGGAGCTAAAAGCACGCTTCGATGAAGAAAATAATATCAACTGGGCACGAACCCTTGAGCGCAAAGGCATCCATGTAGTTTATGGTTTGGCAGGACTAAAAACCCACACCAAAGTTGTGCTGGTAGTGCGGGAAGAGAAGAAAAAAATTCGTCGCTATGTGCACATCGGCACAGGTAATTACAATCCCAAAACGGCGGGTTTGTATACCGACCTTGGTTTGCTCAGTTGCCGCGAAGATCTAGGTGCTGATTTAACGGATCTGTTTAATTTTCTGACGGGTTATTCGCGCCAAAATTCTTATCGTAAACTCTTGATTGCGCCAGTGACTCTACGCAAACGTCTTGTGGAGATGCTGGAACGGGAAATGGAGCACGTCAAAACCTACGGCTCTGGGCGGGTCGTCGCCAAAATGAATTCCCTTGTGGATTTGGGGATGATTAAAGCGCTATACCGAGCGTCCCAAGCTGGCGTAAAAATCGATCTAATTGTGCGGGGTATTTGCTGTCTGCGTCCGGGCGTGGAGGGATTAAGCGAAAATATTCGGGTGATGAGTGTGATTGGTCGATTCCTTGAGCATTCGCGGATTTTCTATTTCCAGAATGCTGGCAAGGAGGAAATGTATATCGGCAGCGCAGACTGGATGACTCGAAATCTGAGTCGTCGGGTAGAAGCGGTTACCCCCATCGAAGATCCAAAGCTTATCGGCGATCTCAATGAGATTCTCGGGATTATGCTGTCGGATAATCGTTTGGCATGGGAATTGCAGCCGGATGGGCGGTATCTACAACGGCAACCCACCGATGGCGATCGCATCGAAAGCACCCACGATATTTTGATGAGAATGACCCTCAAAGAGGCGATCGCCGACTAA
- a CDS encoding lipopolysaccharide assembly protein LapB, whose product MTNRYQQLLPALMMALICAPIGAIAAPEVSPLANPSTDPLVPKVVAEEERDLSPLEAGRIRRKIEDLRLSGLVQWQDEQPELAFADWFRLLRLSQVLPDRHAEIEHLGEIGAIAWENNRVEDARVITRRLDDIQEQDFPEDETLLIPLAEAYQLLRDSGPAIALYRTHVETLDEPYKAEIWRLIAQLAADWFDYEEALAAYDEIEALNALTIGDRERFSDLYETINLPTEALRVQRQLPQLYLQDLNYQAIAAIFLKIAKNYHRTAAYEDAITFNENAFALAWELKYLDMAETALDQLGKVYLSQDNVPFAMQVYEQLLIVQNESYNRYGMMDTYALLGELYEQSELYPSALVSWQQGLAIAKELNHNIDLFTTAIESFPPHESVTE is encoded by the coding sequence ATGACCAATCGTTATCAACAACTTTTGCCTGCTCTTATGATGGCCTTAATCTGCGCGCCAATCGGGGCGATCGCCGCACCGGAGGTTTCGCCTTTGGCAAATCCTTCCACTGACCCCCTCGTACCGAAGGTTGTTGCTGAGGAAGAGCGCGATTTGAGTCCCCTTGAAGCGGGTCGGATTCGCCGCAAAATTGAAGATTTACGCTTGTCTGGTTTAGTGCAGTGGCAAGATGAGCAACCAGAATTGGCATTTGCAGATTGGTTTCGTTTGTTGCGGTTGTCGCAGGTATTGCCAGACCGCCATGCAGAAATTGAACATCTCGGAGAGATTGGGGCGATCGCCTGGGAAAATAATCGCGTTGAAGATGCGCGGGTGATAACGCGACGGTTAGATGACATCCAAGAGCAGGATTTTCCAGAGGATGAAACATTATTAATTCCCCTCGCCGAAGCCTACCAATTGTTGCGGGATTCTGGCCCGGCGATCGCCTTGTATCGCACCCATGTCGAAACCCTTGATGAACCTTATAAAGCTGAGATTTGGCGATTAATTGCTCAGCTTGCAGCAGATTGGTTTGACTATGAAGAAGCTCTCGCAGCCTATGATGAAATTGAAGCGTTAAATGCTCTAACAATTGGCGATCGCGAACGGTTTTCTGATCTCTACGAAACAATTAATTTGCCTACTGAAGCATTACGGGTACAGCGTCAATTGCCCCAGCTTTATCTACAGGATCTGAACTATCAGGCGATCGCCGCTATTTTTCTAAAAATCGCGAAAAATTACCATCGCACTGCGGCTTATGAGGATGCGATTACTTTCAATGAAAATGCCTTTGCCCTGGCTTGGGAATTAAAGTATCTTGATATGGCGGAAACTGCTTTAGATCAGCTCGGAAAAGTGTACCTTTCTCAGGATAATGTGCCCTTTGCGATGCAGGTTTATGAGCAACTGTTGATCGTGCAGAATGAAAGCTATAACCGCTACGGCATGATGGATACCTATGCCCTCCTCGGTGAACTCTATGAACAATCGGAGCTTTATCCCAGTGCCCTTGTTTCATGGCAACAGGGACTGGCGATCGCCAAAGAACTGAATCACAACATCGATTTATTTACCACTGCTATCGAATCATTCCCTCCCCATGAAAGCGTTACTGAATAA
- a CDS encoding LptF/LptG family permease, with product MKALLNKISVVDRYIVGELSLAFAFGLGLFSALGIAVGSVFDLIAQVRESQLLFGVALKVMALKMPEFIGFALPMAVLLATLIVYSRLSSDSEIIAFRSLGISVYRLVLPALLFSAIATGITFVFKDQVIPVANYQATATLENAFQQRQFPFRDEKIIYPEYGEDGVLKRLFYAAEFDGETMQNLTIIDRSNGSINQIVTAESAGWDLPRNQWNFRDGIIYFIDADGSYRNVLRFSRHQIQLGSDLVDEKEEYPKHEDMSIWQLKNYMQELAADPERDEAWYRKLRVRIQEKISFPFICLALGVVGAAIGLRPQSTGKATGFGLCVVLIFGYYFLAFMISSVGVAGYLHPVLAAWLPNLVVMAIAGGLVVQSAK from the coding sequence ATGAAAGCGTTACTGAATAAAATTTCTGTCGTTGACCGCTACATTGTTGGTGAACTGAGTCTCGCTTTCGCATTTGGGTTGGGCTTATTTTCGGCGTTGGGTATTGCAGTGGGGAGTGTCTTTGATCTCATTGCCCAAGTAAGGGAATCGCAACTATTGTTCGGTGTTGCCCTTAAAGTGATGGCTCTCAAAATGCCTGAGTTTATCGGGTTTGCTTTGCCGATGGCAGTACTGTTGGCGACGTTGATTGTGTATAGTCGCTTGTCCAGTGACAGTGAAATTATTGCGTTTCGAAGCCTGGGAATTAGTGTTTATCGATTGGTGTTGCCTGCTTTGTTATTTAGTGCGATCGCCACGGGCATTACCTTTGTCTTTAAAGATCAAGTGATTCCTGTCGCTAATTATCAAGCCACTGCAACCCTCGAAAACGCCTTTCAACAACGACAATTTCCGTTCCGAGACGAAAAAATTATTTACCCCGAATATGGCGAAGATGGTGTCCTCAAACGGCTGTTTTATGCAGCGGAATTTGATGGCGAAACCATGCAAAATCTCACCATTATTGACCGCTCTAATGGCAGCATTAATCAAATTGTGACGGCGGAATCGGCTGGTTGGGATTTACCGCGTAACCAGTGGAATTTTCGGGATGGCATTATTTATTTCATCGATGCAGATGGTTCCTATCGCAATGTATTGCGGTTTAGTCGCCACCAAATCCAGCTCGGTTCTGACCTTGTCGATGAAAAAGAAGAGTATCCCAAGCATGAGGATATGAGCATTTGGCAGCTGAAAAATTATATGCAAGAGCTGGCAGCCGACCCAGAGCGAGATGAGGCTTGGTACCGAAAATTACGGGTGCGTATCCAAGAAAAAATCTCCTTTCCGTTTATCTGTTTAGCGTTAGGTGTTGTTGGTGCAGCGATTGGGTTACGCCCACAGAGCACAGGCAAAGCAACGGGGTTTGGATTATGTGTTGTCTTGATTTTTGGCTACTATTTCCTTGCTTTTATGATTAGCTCGGTAGGCGTCGCAGGTTATCTGCATCCTGTTTTGGCGGCATGGTTACCGAATCTCGTAGTGATGGCGATCGCTGGAGGTTTAGTGGTTCAGAGTGCAAAGTAG